A part of Sulfurifustis variabilis genomic DNA contains:
- a CDS encoding esterase-like activity of phytase family protein — protein sequence MIRAAGAGGRRARALALAGLLLLGAAPAADRGIAIKARPVPLVENLAVGEAIGRIRFLGMLALPNINANGLRFAQLSDLAWDEDAGLLYAISDKGALFHLEPVLRDGALVDLRLIKAVPLRDPKTRQPLKHRYADAEGLEILNGNNGRADDAELLVSFERHPRLVRFRPDGYAIAEHQLPAPLRDGEAYVDGNKGLEAVCHDPAFGTLTVPEAPLQAEPAGFHRLYSTTGASWRYPAENQNRVVGLACLGGGEVIVLERDYGRLFWRSSIALKRLRLAGARVDAALSVEPLATLDTSEGFQIDNFEGIARHHGRRFFLMSDDNDLFIQRTLLLYIEVLDK from the coding sequence GTGATACGGGCGGCGGGGGCTGGCGGTCGGCGTGCGCGCGCGCTCGCGCTGGCCGGGCTCCTCCTGCTCGGCGCGGCGCCGGCCGCGGACCGCGGGATCGCCATCAAGGCGCGGCCCGTCCCGCTGGTGGAGAACCTCGCGGTCGGCGAGGCCATCGGCCGCATCCGCTTCCTCGGAATGCTGGCGCTCCCCAACATCAACGCCAACGGCCTGCGCTTCGCGCAGCTCTCCGACCTCGCGTGGGACGAGGACGCCGGCCTGCTGTACGCGATTTCCGACAAGGGCGCCCTGTTTCACCTCGAACCGGTGCTTCGCGACGGCGCGCTCGTCGACCTGCGGCTGATCAAGGCGGTCCCGCTCCGCGACCCGAAGACGCGCCAGCCGCTCAAGCACCGGTACGCGGACGCCGAGGGGCTGGAGATCCTGAACGGCAACAACGGCCGGGCGGACGACGCCGAGCTCCTGGTGAGCTTCGAACGCCATCCGCGCCTCGTGCGCTTCCGCCCCGACGGCTACGCGATCGCCGAGCACCAGCTTCCCGCGCCGCTGCGCGACGGCGAGGCCTACGTCGACGGGAACAAGGGCCTCGAGGCCGTGTGCCACGACCCCGCTTTCGGGACCCTCACGGTGCCGGAGGCGCCCCTCCAGGCCGAGCCCGCCGGATTCCACCGGCTGTACAGCACCACCGGCGCCTCCTGGCGCTACCCGGCCGAGAACCAGAATCGCGTGGTCGGGCTCGCCTGCCTCGGCGGCGGCGAGGTGATCGTGCTCGAGCGCGACTACGGCCGGCTCTTCTGGCGCTCCTCGATCGCCCTCAAACGCCTGCGCCTCGCCGGCGCGCGCGTCGACGCCGCGCTTTCCGTCGAGCCGCTCGCCACCCTCGACACGAGCGAAGGGTTCCAGATCGACAACTTCGAGGGCATCGCCCGCCACCACGGCCGCCGCTTCTTCCTCATGAGCGACGACAACGACCTCTTCATCCAGCGCACGCTGCTGCTGTATATCGAGGTGCTGGACAAGTAG
- a CDS encoding peptidylprolyl isomerase, with protein sequence MSLRTATVALALVAGLVALAACERQADTIDDSKVLATVNGQPITETELEQYRQLRQAREPIADKAKEREVVLKEMIDRVLLAQKAEANGLDKDPEVQALLKRVRENILVQAMIRRNLKDNPITDDELKTRFDKEVRDTHKTEYQVRHILVKDEDEARDIIKQLKGKGSFENLAKKHSIDVQSGKNGGSLGWINQGMVVPEFFEGVSRLEKGAVSSEPVKSDFGWHVIKVENTRAAKIPTFEEFMGDRQARANFQRRLQDEHVEQMVKELRASAKITTSE encoded by the coding sequence ATGTCGCTACGTACCGCAACCGTCGCGCTCGCGCTCGTCGCCGGCCTGGTCGCGCTCGCCGCCTGCGAGCGCCAGGCGGACACGATCGACGACAGCAAGGTGCTCGCCACGGTCAACGGCCAGCCCATCACCGAGACCGAGCTCGAGCAGTACCGCCAGCTCCGGCAGGCGCGCGAACCGATCGCCGACAAGGCGAAGGAGCGCGAGGTGGTCCTGAAGGAGATGATCGACCGCGTGCTGCTCGCGCAGAAGGCCGAGGCGAACGGACTGGACAAGGACCCCGAGGTGCAGGCGCTGCTCAAGCGCGTGCGCGAGAACATCCTCGTGCAGGCGATGATCCGCCGCAACCTGAAGGACAACCCGATCACGGACGACGAGCTCAAGACCCGGTTCGACAAGGAGGTGCGGGACACGCACAAAACCGAGTACCAGGTGCGGCACATCCTCGTGAAAGACGAGGACGAGGCGCGCGACATCATCAAGCAGCTCAAGGGCAAGGGCAGCTTCGAGAACCTCGCCAAGAAACACTCCATCGACGTGCAGTCCGGCAAGAACGGCGGCAGCCTCGGCTGGATCAATCAGGGCATGGTGGTGCCGGAGTTCTTCGAGGGCGTGTCGCGCCTCGAGAAGGGCGCGGTGTCGAGCGAGCCCGTGAAGTCCGACTTCGGCTGGCACGTCATCAAGGTCGAGAACACGCGCGCGGCCAAGATCCCGACCTTCGAGGAGTTCATGGGCGACCGGCAGGCGCGCGCCAACTTCCAGCGCCGGCTGCAGGACGAGCACGTCGAGCAGATGGTGAAGGAGCTGCGCGCCAGCGCGAAGATCACCACGAGCGAGTGA
- a CDS encoding BolA family protein, with protein sequence MNDRVARIESRLREALAPESLEVADESAEHAGHEGAKSGGGHYAVTIVSARFEGQPTLARHRLVYQALGDLMKREVHAVRITALAPDEI encoded by the coding sequence GTGAACGACCGCGTCGCGCGCATCGAATCGCGCCTGCGCGAGGCGCTCGCGCCCGAGAGCCTTGAGGTCGCCGACGAGAGCGCGGAGCACGCGGGCCACGAAGGCGCGAAGTCCGGCGGCGGCCACTACGCCGTCACGATCGTATCGGCCCGGTTCGAAGGTCAGCCGACGCTCGCCCGCCACCGGCTGGTGTACCAGGCGCTCGGGGACCTGATGAAGCGCGAGGTGCACGCGGTGCGCATCACGGCGCTCGCGCCCGACGAAATCTGA
- a CDS encoding YciI family protein, with protein MLYVIKGTDGDDSLPKRKAARPAHLARLERLRDEGRLVLAGPIPAIDAEDPGPAGFSGSLIVAEFASLAEAERWAAEDPYMEAGVYARVSVEPFRKVLP; from the coding sequence ATGCTCTACGTGATCAAGGGCACCGACGGCGACGACAGCCTGCCCAAGCGCAAGGCGGCGCGTCCCGCGCACTTGGCGCGCCTCGAACGCCTGCGCGACGAAGGCCGGCTGGTGCTCGCCGGCCCGATCCCGGCGATCGACGCCGAGGACCCCGGCCCGGCCGGCTTCTCCGGGAGCCTGATCGTCGCCGAGTTCGCCTCGCTGGCCGAGGCCGAGCGCTGGGCGGCCGAGGACCCCTACATGGAGGCCGGCGTGTACGCCCGCGTGAGCGTCGAGCCGTTCCGCAAGGTGCTGCCGTGA
- a CDS encoding septation protein A has product MKFLYDLFPLLLFFAAFKLYGIYVATAVAIAASFVQVGSFWLRHRRFETMHLVTLGVLAVFGGLTLLLQDDTFIKWKPTLVYWILAALVLGSQWVGRKTAIERILGAQISLPPAVWARQNLSWGVFFAALGGLNLYVAFYYGLDLEPAARQEIWVNFKVFGLLGITLAFTLLQGALMARHIIEKPDKDASAS; this is encoded by the coding sequence ATGAAATTCCTGTACGATCTTTTCCCGCTGCTGCTGTTCTTCGCGGCGTTCAAGCTCTACGGCATCTACGTCGCCACCGCGGTGGCGATCGCCGCGTCGTTCGTGCAGGTCGGGAGCTTCTGGCTCAGACACCGCCGCTTCGAGACCATGCACCTCGTGACGCTCGGCGTGCTCGCGGTCTTCGGCGGCCTGACGCTCCTGCTCCAGGACGACACCTTCATCAAGTGGAAGCCGACCCTGGTCTACTGGATCCTCGCCGCGCTGGTGCTCGGCAGCCAGTGGGTCGGCCGCAAGACCGCGATCGAGCGCATCCTCGGCGCCCAGATCAGCCTCCCGCCGGCCGTCTGGGCGCGCCAGAACCTGAGCTGGGGCGTGTTCTTCGCGGCCCTCGGCGGGCTCAATCTCTACGTGGCCTTCTATTATGGTCTGGATCTCGAGCCCGCCGCGCGCCAGGAGATCTGGGTCAACTTCAAGGTCTTCGGCCTGCTGGGCATCACGCTCGCCTTCACCCTGCTGCAGGGCGCGCTCATGGCACGGCACATCATCGAAAAGCCCGACAAGGACGCTTCCGCCTCCTGA
- a CDS encoding PHP domain-containing protein — MSSSIDLHTHTVCSDGTLTPAELVERAHAAAVRVLALTDHDATDGLAEASRAAAERGLALVPGVEVSVTWQRQTVHVVGLGIDDGNEPLQRGLARLREFRGWRAQEIDRRLRKKNIHGAFEHVRANVKGAILSRTHFARFLVSQGYVRDMGQAFRQYLARGKPAHVPGQWASLEEAVAWIGGAGGTAVIAHPARYKFTSGKLRRLLNEFKECGGRAIEVVSGSHAPQENAQFGHIAGEHGLLGSLGSDYHGPENPWVDLGRLPALPDGCTPVWHEWDLENRR; from the coding sequence ATGTCTTCCAGCATCGATCTGCATACCCATACGGTGTGCTCGGACGGCACGCTTACGCCGGCCGAGCTGGTCGAGCGCGCGCACGCCGCGGCGGTGCGGGTGCTCGCGCTCACCGATCACGACGCCACCGACGGCCTCGCCGAGGCCTCGCGGGCGGCGGCCGAGCGCGGTCTCGCGCTGGTTCCCGGCGTGGAGGTGTCGGTCACCTGGCAGCGTCAGACGGTCCACGTCGTCGGGCTCGGGATCGACGACGGCAACGAGCCGCTTCAGCGCGGCCTCGCGCGGCTGCGCGAGTTCCGCGGCTGGCGCGCGCAGGAGATCGACCGCCGGCTGCGCAAGAAGAACATCCACGGCGCCTTCGAGCACGTCCGCGCCAATGTGAAGGGCGCGATCCTCTCGCGCACGCATTTCGCGCGCTTCCTCGTGAGCCAGGGCTACGTGCGCGACATGGGGCAGGCGTTCAGGCAGTACCTGGCGCGCGGCAAACCGGCCCACGTCCCCGGTCAATGGGCTTCGCTCGAGGAGGCCGTGGCCTGGATCGGCGGCGCAGGCGGCACCGCGGTCATCGCGCATCCGGCGCGCTACAAGTTCACGTCGGGCAAGCTCAGGCGTCTGCTCAACGAGTTCAAGGAATGCGGCGGGCGCGCGATCGAGGTGGTGTCCGGAAGCCACGCGCCTCAGGAGAACGCGCAGTTCGGGCACATCGCGGGAGAGCACGGCCTGCTCGGCTCGCTCGGCTCGGACTATCACGGACCGGAGAATCCGTGGGTCGACCTCGGCCGGTTGCCGGCGCTTCCCGACGGTTGCACGCCGGTCTGGCACGAGTGGGACCTGGAAAACCGGCGATAA
- a CDS encoding L-threonylcarbamoyladenylate synthase: MAQYFQIHPDNPQPRLIKRAVEIVRDGGVIVYPTDSSYAIGCHIGDKQAMERVRRIRRLDDRHNFTLVCRDLSEVALYARLGNVDYRILRAYTPGPYTFILPATREVPRRLQNPRRRTIGLRVPDHAIAQALLAELREPLMSVTLILPGETVPMNDPEEIRERLEHQVDLVIDGGQCALDPTTVVMLDNGLVEVRRRGRGDIAALTGEGIAQGA, encoded by the coding sequence ATGGCGCAATATTTTCAGATACACCCGGACAACCCGCAGCCGCGGCTCATCAAGCGCGCGGTCGAGATCGTGCGCGACGGCGGCGTCATCGTCTATCCGACCGATTCGAGCTACGCGATCGGGTGCCACATCGGCGACAAGCAGGCGATGGAGCGCGTCCGCCGCATCCGCCGGCTCGACGACCGCCACAACTTCACGCTGGTCTGCCGCGATTTGTCCGAGGTGGCCCTGTACGCGCGCCTCGGCAACGTCGATTACCGCATCCTGCGCGCCTACACCCCCGGGCCCTATACCTTTATATTGCCCGCGACCCGCGAGGTGCCCCGGCGCCTGCAGAACCCCCGCCGGCGCACCATCGGCCTGCGGGTGCCGGACCACGCGATCGCGCAGGCGCTGCTCGCCGAGCTGCGCGAGCCGCTCATGAGCGTGACGCTCATCCTTCCCGGCGAGACCGTGCCCATGAACGACCCCGAGGAGATCCGCGAGCGGCTCGAGCACCAGGTCGATCTCGTCATCGACGGCGGGCAGTGCGCGCTGGACCCGACCACGGTGGTGATGCTCGACAACGGGCTGGTCGAGGTCCGCCGGCGGGGGCGGGGCGACATCGCCGCGCTGACCGGCGAGGGGATTGCGCAGGGCGCGTGA
- a CDS encoding site-2 protease family protein, translating into MFGLTLPQFIAVAVLPLLFAITVHEAAHGWAAKRLGDPTAQRLGRLTLNPIKHIDPFGTVLVPGLLLLFGGFIFGWAKPVPVTWENLRQPKRDMALVAAAGPGANLLMALLWALVAKAGALLPDTLYWAGTPMQYMGQFGILINAVLMVLNLLPLPPLDGGRVAVGLLPGRYAWQLSRVEPYGFFILLALLFIPVGGQSVLRMILAPPVTLVHRMVSGLAGL; encoded by the coding sequence ATGTTCGGTTTAACCCTGCCTCAGTTCATCGCCGTCGCCGTACTCCCTCTCCTCTTCGCCATCACCGTCCACGAAGCGGCCCATGGGTGGGCGGCGAAACGCCTCGGCGACCCGACGGCGCAGCGGCTGGGGCGGCTCACGCTCAACCCGATCAAGCACATCGATCCGTTCGGCACCGTGCTGGTGCCGGGGCTGCTGCTGCTGTTCGGCGGCTTCATCTTCGGGTGGGCCAAGCCCGTGCCCGTGACCTGGGAGAACCTCAGGCAGCCGAAGCGCGACATGGCGCTCGTCGCGGCGGCGGGACCGGGGGCGAACCTGCTGATGGCGCTCCTCTGGGCGCTCGTCGCCAAGGCCGGGGCGCTCCTGCCCGATACCCTTTACTGGGCCGGAACGCCGATGCAGTACATGGGTCAGTTCGGCATCCTCATCAACGCCGTGCTGATGGTGCTGAACCTCCTGCCGCTGCCTCCGCTCGACGGCGGGCGCGTGGCGGTCGGGCTGCTGCCCGGACGGTATGCCTGGCAGCTCAGCCGGGTCGAACCCTACGGCTTCTTCATTCTCCTCGCGCTGCTCTTCATCCCGGTCGGAGGTCAGAGCGTGCTTCGCATGATACTCGCGCCGCCGGTCACGCTCGTGCACCGCATGGTGAGCGGCCTTGCCGGCCTCTGA
- a CDS encoding tryptophan--tRNA ligase has protein sequence MSAVLPGLPARVLSGMRPTGRLHLGHYHGVLRNWVRLQSEYDCFFFVADWHALTTHYETPQVIEESVWDMVIDWLASGVDPSAATLFIQSRVPQHAELHTLLSMITPLPWLERVPTYKDQQAQLKDKDLGTYGFLGYPLLQSADILIYRASFVPVGEDQVPHVELTREVARRFNHLYGREPGYEERAEEAVQKMGKKNAKLYRELREAYLERGDHDALDRARALLDQQKNITIGDKERLFGFLEGGGKMILPEPEPLLTPSAKMPGLDGRKMSKSYDNVISLRDAPADVEKKLKTMPTDPARVRRTDPGDPDKCPVWQFHLVYSDDKTKAWVREGCTTAGIGCLECKQPVVNAVLEELRPIQARAAEYGRDPATVRNIIADGTRRARDIAEETLVEVRNSMGLGYA, from the coding sequence ATGAGCGCGGTCCTCCCCGGCCTGCCGGCCCGCGTGCTCTCCGGAATGCGCCCCACGGGGCGCCTGCACCTCGGCCACTATCACGGCGTGCTCAGGAACTGGGTGCGGCTGCAGAGCGAGTACGACTGCTTCTTCTTCGTCGCCGACTGGCACGCGCTCACCACCCACTACGAGACGCCGCAGGTGATCGAGGAGTCCGTGTGGGACATGGTCATCGACTGGCTCGCGTCCGGCGTCGACCCCTCCGCCGCGACGCTCTTCATCCAGTCGCGCGTGCCGCAGCATGCCGAGCTGCATACGCTGCTCTCCATGATCACGCCGCTCCCCTGGCTGGAGCGGGTGCCGACCTACAAGGACCAGCAGGCGCAGCTCAAGGACAAGGACCTCGGGACCTACGGCTTCCTGGGCTACCCGCTGCTCCAGAGCGCTGATATCCTCATCTACCGTGCGTCGTTCGTCCCGGTCGGAGAGGATCAGGTGCCGCACGTGGAACTCACCCGCGAGGTGGCGCGCCGGTTCAACCACCTCTACGGCCGCGAGCCCGGCTACGAAGAGCGGGCGGAGGAGGCCGTTCAGAAGATGGGCAAGAAGAACGCGAAGCTCTACCGCGAGCTGCGCGAGGCGTATCTCGAGCGCGGCGACCACGACGCGCTCGATCGCGCCCGGGCGCTCCTCGATCAGCAGAAGAACATCACGATCGGCGACAAGGAGCGGCTGTTCGGTTTCCTCGAGGGCGGCGGCAAGATGATCCTGCCCGAGCCCGAGCCGCTGCTGACGCCGTCGGCCAAGATGCCCGGCCTCGACGGCCGCAAGATGTCGAAGTCCTACGACAACGTCATCTCGCTGCGGGACGCCCCCGCCGACGTGGAGAAAAAGCTCAAGACGATGCCGACCGATCCCGCGCGCGTGCGCCGCACCGACCCGGGCGATCCCGACAAGTGCCCGGTGTGGCAGTTTCACCTCGTGTACTCGGACGACAAGACGAAGGCCTGGGTGCGCGAGGGCTGCACGACCGCCGGGATCGGGTGCCTCGAGTGCAAGCAGCCCGTGGTGAACGCGGTGCTCGAGGAGCTGAGGCCCATACAGGCGCGGGCCGCCGAGTACGGGCGCGATCCGGCGACGGTCCGCAACATCATCGCCGACGGCACGCGCCGCGCGCGCGACATCGCGGAGGAGACCCTGGTGGAGGTACGCAACAGCATGGGATTGGGGTACGCATGA
- a CDS encoding segregation and condensation protein A, whose product MSENEAGSGADTIAAPERIALVRGEAITELPQDLYIPPEALEVFLETFTGPLDLLLYLIRKQNLDILDIPIAEITRQYMGYIEIMQELRLELAAEYLLMAAMLAEIKSRMLLPRPETAAAEEADPRAELIRRLQEYERYRKAAEDIDRLPRMGRDIHLVVTDASHLAREKPQPNIAMHELLDAFRQVLERAALYRHHRVKLEPLSVRERMTEILGRINSEEFSTFESLFNPREGRLGLVVTFMAVLELIKEALVVVIQQEPYAPIHVKAAA is encoded by the coding sequence ATGAGCGAGAACGAAGCCGGGAGCGGGGCCGACACGATCGCCGCGCCCGAGCGAATCGCGCTGGTGCGCGGCGAGGCGATCACGGAGCTGCCGCAGGACCTCTACATCCCGCCCGAGGCGCTCGAGGTGTTCCTCGAGACCTTCACCGGGCCGCTCGACCTGCTGCTCTACCTCATCCGCAAGCAGAACCTCGACATCCTCGACATCCCGATCGCCGAGATCACGCGCCAGTACATGGGCTACATCGAGATCATGCAGGAGCTCCGGCTCGAGCTCGCGGCGGAGTACCTGCTCATGGCCGCCATGCTCGCCGAGATCAAGTCGCGCATGCTGCTGCCGCGGCCCGAGACCGCCGCGGCCGAGGAGGCCGATCCGCGCGCCGAGCTGATACGCCGGCTCCAGGAGTACGAGCGCTACCGCAAGGCGGCCGAGGACATCGACCGGCTGCCGCGGATGGGCCGCGACATCCACCTCGTCGTCACGGACGCGAGCCACCTCGCGCGCGAGAAGCCGCAGCCGAACATCGCGATGCACGAGCTGCTCGACGCCTTCCGGCAGGTGCTCGAGCGCGCGGCGCTCTACCGGCACCACCGCGTGAAGCTCGAGCCGCTGTCCGTGCGCGAGCGCATGACCGAGATCCTCGGGCGCATCAACAGCGAGGAGTTCTCGACCTTCGAATCGCTCTTCAATCCGCGCGAGGGCCGCCTGGGTCTGGTCGTGACCTTCATGGCGGTGCTCGAGCTCATCAAGGAGGCCCTGGTCGTCGTGATCCAGCAGGAACCCTACGCACCCATCCACGTGAAGGCGGCGGCGTGA